Proteins encoded by one window of Lathyrus oleraceus cultivar Zhongwan6 chromosome 1, CAAS_Psat_ZW6_1.0, whole genome shotgun sequence:
- the LOC127109743 gene encoding uncharacterized protein LOC127109743, translating into MHYIHTLHQHHKKQTLSYLLFVSGIENLKMTTPVRHTFTLKYKEPKLDSLKGLISDLSLSRRDEFGKSYGKVLSLLNKKVDYGIISSLAQYYDPPLRCFTFVDFQLAPTLEEVERIVGLKLKDFNPFPKLEEDMGPKKIASALSINVPTVRDNWAEKGGCKGFAAMFLEDLALKFKKSGNWNAFYAVVALLIHGIVLFPNVEKFVDQVAIEVFLSGNPVPFLLADIYYALHTQHEKRGGVLLCCAPLIYTWFMQHMPEEGPFVAKELKSPQKLASLTASSIRWYIREWETPDIIVSCGEFPNVPLLGTKGCINYNPVLSRLQHGYPMDGPPDAKDLQPFVLSDIQASNPDVRAVRKAWLKVVRMGKEFGKRNILAKEPYTQWVKERVEEIQLPYILKAPALPKTPEPEPILPEDMEKLVTKV; encoded by the coding sequence ATGCATTACATTCatacattgcatcaacatcataaaaagcAAACTCTTAGTTACctcttatttgtttcaggaattgagaacttgaaaatgacaactCCAGTGAGACACACTTTCACGcttaagtacaaggaacctaagTTGGACAGTCTGAAGGGTTTGATCTCTGATTTGTCTCTCAGCAGACGTGATGAGTTTGGGAAAAGCTATGGGAAAGTTTTGAGCCTTCTAAATAAGAAGGTTGACTATGGAATTATCAGCTCTCTGGCACAATATTATGATCCCCCTCTGCGTTGTTTCACATTCGTTGATTTCCAGctagctcctactttggaagaagttGAGAGGATCGTGGGACTCAAGTTGAAAGATTTTAATCCGTTTCCAAAGCTCGAAGAAGATATGGGCCCGAAGAAGATAGCTTCGGCCCTAAGTATCAATGTCCCGACTGTTCGAGACAATTGGGCTGAAAAAGGGGGTTGCAAAGGTTTTGCCGCGATGTTTTTGGAGGATTTAGCTCTAAAGTTCAAGAAAAGTGGAAATTGGAATGCATTCTATGCTGTGGTGGCTTTATTGATCCATGGGATTGTGTTATTCccaaatgttgaaaaatttgtggatcAAGTGGCTATAGAAGTCTTTCTCTCTGGAAATCCAGTACCATTTCTCTTAGCTGATATTTACTATGCCCTTCACACTCAACATGAAAAGAGGGGTGGAGTGTTGTTGTGTTGTGCTCCGTTGATTTACACTTGGTTCATGCAACACATGCctgaagaaggtccttttgtgGCGAAAGAACTTAAGTCTCCTCAGAAATTAGCTTCTCTCACCGCAAGTTCCATCAGATGGTATATCCGAGAGTGGGAAACCCCAGACATTATAGTCAGTTGTGGGGAATTTCCCAATGTACCGCTGTTGGGcaccaagggttgcatcaactataaccctgtGTTATCTCGATTACAACACGGTTACCCCATGGATGGTCCTCCTGACGCAAAGGACTTACAACCATTTGTGCTCTctgacatccaagcaagcaatcctgATGTAAGAGCAGTACGAAAGGCTTGGTTAAAGGTTGTAAGAATGGGTAAAGAGTTTGGAAAGAGAAACATTCTTGCCAAAGAACCTTACACGCAATGGGTGAAAGAAAGAGTTGAGGAAATCCAGTTGCCATATATCTTAAAGGCTCCAGCTCTTCCTAAAACCCCTGAGCCCGAGCCCATACtccctgaggacatggagaaactcGTTACTAAGGTGTAG